Within Crassostrea angulata isolate pt1a10 chromosome 2, ASM2561291v2, whole genome shotgun sequence, the genomic segment CAGGCTCTAGAGCTCATGGAACTTGCCGGATGTGATCCCGAGTTACCCTGTGGCCCTATAGAGTGGAGGAAGTTACAGCAGGTATTGTGCCCTGAATTTCGACTAAAGATCTTTCAATTTGAAACTAACACGCGCGCACTGAAATTAAAACCAATCTACAAGGGTCACGGCAACGGGAAATGTCTGAACGTGTTGCTAGATCGAGGGCATTACGATACCATACTTTCCATGCCCGGAGTCAGCGAACACAAATATTACTGTGATTATTGCGATGTTGGATATAGCCACATCGAAGAGCATCGTACCAAGTGCCCTCATCGCTGCTCATTTTGTTTGGGCGACACTCCCTGTCCCCCCGAAGGCTTAAGCATCGAATGTTCCGAGTGTCACGGATTTTTTAAGAGCATGGGGTGTTACCAGAGACATTTAGAACCTACCAACTCTAAGACCAACACTTCAGTGTGTCATTTAATGGATCGATGCCAGCACTGTCAGACCTGGATGACCAAAAAATTATTAGCTAACCACAAGTGCAAAGGACAAAAACAATGTAAGATCTGTAAGAAAATTGTAGAGAGCGATCACCAGTGTTACGTGCAAAAGAAGCCCGAGAAGAAAAAGGACAAATTACAGCTGTACATTTATTTCGATTTCGAGTGCACTCAAGAGCATGGAATTCATTCCCCTAACTTGTGTGTGGCTCATCGGGTGTGTCAACATTGTGACCATTTACCTGTGGATGAAGCCTGTACGCACTGTCAGAGTTTAGGCCCCCGTCAACACGTGTTTCAAGGACCGGATACCTTAAAGGAGTTCGTAGATTGGCTATTGAAATCTGAATGTCAGAACAAAACCACCCATTTAGTGCACGATGGGGCCATCGTCATTGCTCACAATTTTAAGGGATACGATGGACAATTTATCTTGAACTATATCGTTCACAAAGCTTGCATCAAACCCTCGGTCATCATGAATGGAAGTAAGATCTTGTCCATGAACATTTGTGACATAAAATTCATCGATTCCTACAACTACTTACCTTTTGCACTCGCAAAGATGCCTTCTGCTTTTGGGTTACAAGAACTGAAAAAAAGGTATTTCCCTCATTTTTTCAACACGGAGCAGAACCAGGATTACTTGGGAGTCTATCCACCCCCCGCTTACTACAACCCAGACGACATGAGCACCGCGGGGCGTAAAGATTTTTATGCCTGGTACGAACAGCAACGAGGAAAAGTGTTTAACTTCCGAGAAGAATTCCTAGCCTATTGTATTTCGGATGTGGACATTTTAAGGCGCTGTTGTGCAAAGTTTAGAGCTACCATACAGTCTCAGGTTCGCGTGAATCCCTTTCAGGAAGCTCTCACTTTTGCCAGCACTGCCAATTTAGCTTACCGGCGGAGTTTCATGTCAGATCAAACCATTGCCATCATTCCCAATCTGGGTTACCATCCTGCTCGCCAGTATTCCATCAAAGCCTGCCGTTGGTTGGCCTGGATGGGTCGTCGATGTTCTATACGACATGCTAAAAACGGAGGTGAGGTTCGACTGGAAAATTACACCGTGGACGGTTACGATGAGAACACGCAGACAGTGTATGAATTCCATGGATGCTATTGGCATGGCTGTCCCACCTGTTATCCAGATCGAACCACAGACATTCATCCTCACCATCCAGACAGGACTTACGCCACGGTCTACGAGCAGACCCTCCGTCGAGAACAAGAGTTAAGGGATAAAGGATATAAAGTCATTAGTATATGGGAACACGAATTTGACAGTCAATTAAAAAACCAAGAGGAGTTACAGAACTTTGTACAAGAATTAGACTTTCAAGACCCCTTGAATCCCAGGGACAGCTTGTATGGAGGCCGGACCAATGCCATTCGTTTGTTCTGTACAGAGGGAGATATGCGCTATGTAGATGTCTGTTCTCTGTATCCTTACGTGCTAAAGTACAGGCCTTTTCCTGTGGGACACCCCGAAGTCCTAAGTGATAATTTCGGAGACTTGAGAGCCTATTTTGGATTGATTAAATGCCGCGTTTTACCCCCACGCGGTCTCTATCATCCCGTCTTGCCTTATCGTTCCGGAGGAAAATTACTATTTCCCCTATGTCGGACATGTGCCGAACAACGACAGAGTCTGGAACCGGAGTACCAATGTTTGCATTCTGAATCTGAACGCTGTCTCACTGGAACCTGGGTAAGCACTGAACTCCATAAAGCGATGGACATGGGATATCGAATTGAGCGCATTTACGAAATCTGGCATTTTCCTCAAACTAGTAACACCTTGTTCAAAGCCTACATAGAcacctttttgaaaataaaacaagaagcTTCAGGATTTCCCCCCGAATGTGAGAGCGAAGAGGAAAAACGGAGCTACATTCTTGACATTTTTGAAAGAGAAGGTATCATGTTAGATCCCTCTCAAATCGAGAAAAACCCCGTCAAAAGAACGATTGCCAAACTGTTTTTGAACTGTCTGTGGGGAAAATTCGCTCAGAGAATTCAACTACCTAAATCTCGTTATTTGACCGAAGAAGAAGAATTACAACAGCTGTTACAGGACTGCAGTCTAGAGGTCAAAGGGATAGAACTCTTGGAAAACTCTGAAGATCCCAACTTGGACATGATTTTAGTCAATTACCAAGAGAAACGGGAATTTCTGGAAGAATGTCCCTTCGGTAACGTGGTATTGGCTTGTTTTACCACGGCTCATGCTCGCCTGCATCTCTACGAAACCTTAGAACAACTGGGGGAACGTGTGCTATACTTTGATACCGACAGTATCATCTACCAACACGAGGAGGGTAAATTCAATCCTGAAATTATCAACAGTTTAGGTGGCTGGACCGACGAACTGGATGGAGATCGGATAGTAAAATTCATGTCTGGAGGACCTAAAAATTATGCCTACATCACCGAGAGCGGTAAATCTGTGTGTAAAGTGAAAGGATTGACTCTGAATTACAGAGCCTCAACCATAGTGTCTCCCGAAGCccttgaaaaaatgttaaaagaagAAATCGATATCATCAATGTGACTTATCCCAAGTATATTCATAGAACCCGCCAACATACTGTCCAGACGCTACCGCTTACCAAACAATACAGGATTGTGTATGATAAACGCCAGAGGATATCTGACTACCGAACCCTACCCTATGGATTTTGACCAATTTTGAATTTGATGCATTTTATTGTTGAATGATCCTGTatataacattgatttttttacctATTATCAAACTCTTGtatcaaataaattgaatgattttctCAAAATCTTGTCATTCTTTAACATGTACTCCTACGATACACTAGCCCCTTTTCAATTGAAACACGAATTTACTATGGTAGTAGCAGGTCCTTCCAAGTCGGGGAAAactgaatttgttaaaaaactGGTGGAAAATACTCATTGGATCACCCCATACCCCGAGAAAATCGTTTGGTGTTATCGAGAATGGCAATCTGCTTACGAATCTTTACAAGACAGAGTCAAGTTTATACGCAATATTCCCGAGGACGATGAGAAATTAGTGGCGGATCTCAATACTCGACaccttttaatatttgatgatATGATGGGAGGTAAAGCGATCGAGTCAATAGTCGATTGGTTTACACGGAAAGCTCATCATAGGAATACTAGTGTCATTTACATTACTCAGAATGTATTTGATCGAGCAGCTCAGCATCGCACTATTAGTTTAAA encodes:
- the LOC128174246 gene encoding uncharacterized protein LOC128174246; this translates as MPLTSLRRNLLLQHRRLKEYQLKQKRIRLLKRNEELLRHLRLYRKNLLRLRELAKKAEKYYQIKLDRGRHSRKFKVQENVYNVNFKPLPEKDHSPFVRNVLDAMLNEVKSEMNCRPNDYLRLNIRHPSLDSDIWYEFTQSKHLDARGILEKIKGVQQSKRDFTMTDGAIQFEFFHVQYPEGSGGNKKKHLLLNKENFKKGKKSIVSIQNTDSLCLPRAIVVARLHSKKPQDPVALEVWGKQWTRMMKGDCRSVDQKKQALELMELAGCDPELPCGPIEWRKLQQVLCPEFRLKIFQFETNTRALKLKPIYKGHGNGKCLNVLLDRGHYDTILSMPGVSEHKYYCDYCDVGYSHIEEHRTKCPHRCSFCLGDTPCPPEGLSIECSECHGFFKSMGCYQRHLEPTNSKTNTSVCHLMDRCQHCQTWMTKKLLANHKCKGQKQCKICKKIVESDHQCYVQKKPEKKKDKLQLYIYFDFECTQEHGIHSPNLCVAHRVCQHCDHLPVDEACTHCQSLGPRQHVFQGPDTLKEFVDWLLKSECQNKTTHLVHDGAIVIAHNFKGYDGQFILNYIVHKACIKPSVIMNGSKILSMNICDIKFIDSYNYLPFALAKMPSAFGLQELKKRYFPHFFNTEQNQDYLGVYPPPAYYNPDDMSTAGRKDFYAWYEQQRGKVFNFREEFLAYCISDVDILRRCCAKFRATIQSQVRVNPFQEALTFASTANLAYRRSFMSDQTIAIIPNLGYHPARQYSIKACRWLAWMGRRCSIRHAKNGGEVRLENYTVDGYDENTQTVYEFHGCYWHGCPTCYPDRTTDIHPHHPDRTYATVYEQTLRREQELRDKGYKVISIWEHEFDSQLKNQEELQNFVQELDFQDPLNPRDSLYGGRTNAIRLFCTEGDMRYVDVCSLYPYVLKYRPFPVGHPEVLSDNFGDLRAYFGLIKCRVLPPRGLYHPVLPYRSGGKLLFPLCRTCAEQRQSLEPEYQCLHSESERCLTGTWVSTELHKAMDMGYRIERIYEIWHFPQTSNTLFKAYIDTFLKIKQEASGFPPECESEEEKRSYILDIFEREGIMLDPSQIEKNPVKRTIAKLFLNCLWGKFAQRIQLPKSRYLTEEEELQQLLQDCSLEVKGIELLENSEDPNLDMILVNYQEKREFLEECPFGNVVLACFTTAHARLHLYETLEQLGERVLYFDTDSIIYQHEEGKFNPEIINSLGGWTDELDGDRIVKFMSGGPKNYAYITESGKSVCKVKGLTLNYRASTIVSPEALEKMLKEEIDIINVTYPKYIHRTRQHTVQTLPLTKQYRIVYDKRQRISDYRTLPYGF